The Mastomys coucha isolate ucsf_1 unplaced genomic scaffold, UCSF_Mcou_1 pScaffold20, whole genome shotgun sequence nucleotide sequence TGCTTATTTTTTTGCCCTTTGTTGTCTTTATTTCAACTCGAAGTTCAGGCTATTCAGCCATTCTATTGACTTGAACTGAAATATTggacaaaatacattttaagtggTTTTTAACTAAAAGCTAATGTGGACACATTGGAATAGATGCCCATATAAACATATTAAGCTTAGGATTATATTCAAGTAGAATTTCTAAAACAATGTGTTACATTTCTCTGATTAgaaactttaaagaataaaattcacaTTGTGAGTCATGGTGTAattagattatattttattagacattCTTTACAAACTTAAAATACTGCTATTTTTACATGCACAGAAGGAAATCAGTCTAGATAATTATATTTCAGAACTCATTAAAATGAACCACAAAATAGAGATACTTTTTTGTGTTAAATTCATCCACATACTCGATATGTATACCTAAAGTGCATTATGTTACAAAAAAACAGTCAGCAGCACCAGatacatttacaaataaatacatcagtTGACAAAATAAATTATGGTAACAGTGACAGTAATAATTGGATTAGCCTtggcaaaaaaaggaaaaatattcacaTGACCCATGTGCAGTTTCCTGGGGAGACAGTCTGATCCCAATGCATTTACAGTATGTACAGGCAATAAATATGTCTAATACTTTCCATATGTTTACTATTACAAAATCCTGTAACGTGTCCTTGGAAGATCTTTGATGAAAATTTCAATGCGTCCTGTGAAGacaaggaaggggaaaaagagatTAATCTATCTTGCAGACCGGACAACACTCAAAAAAGACGTGAAAGAGCCAGGCAGGATCTCAGTGGGAAGAGATGGCGGGACCTCAAGCTGTACCCTATGGAAAGTACCACATAGAGTCCTCCCATCTCAGGAACTTCAGCTATGGCTGGAGTCCTTGATCCAACTGAGAGGTCAGTGTGGCACAGACAGAAGGGGGGCGCCTGGAGAGCCAACCATGGTCTGCCAGAAAAAGGAGAACCACACTGCCTGCCAGCCGCATGTCAGGAAAGAGGTGTGGTGGAGGACCCGGAGGATGAGGCAAGCTGGGGCCTTAGTCACCAGTGTTCCTCACTTAGAAGTTTATTTCTCAGTATATCAGGCCTGAGTGGTCCAAAGTTTGTTTATTCTGCTTGGGTGCTCACTTAGCTGTGGACTGTGAAGCTGGTGGGTCTGGGACGCTGGGCGCACATTGGAGGAGGGGTTGTTAAACAGAACATGCTGTGTTCATGTGACAAGACCTGCCATTTTTTGAGCTGTCTTTACATATTCAATATGAGGTTGATGCTAACTTTAACCTCAGAGACAAAAGCAAGAATCACCTGTCTCTCTTGGTTTGATTTGAATGgatttttcaaaagaaacaaaaaaacgtTCTCTTAAAAGAAAGACtctcttgctgggcggtggtggcgcacgcctttaatcccagcacttgggaggcagaggcaggcggatttcagaNNNNNNNNNNNNNNNNNNNNNNNNNNNNNNNNNNNNNNNNNNNNNNNNNNNNNNNNNNaaaaaaaaaaaaaaaaaaaaagaaagactctcATGGCATAGCCCAGGCCAGTCTCAAACTCGCAATCCTCCCGTCTCAGCAAAAGTCGATTTTAAATGACAAGATGTCTAGGAATAAACCAAGTTACCGTTGCTCTGTCTGTGTGCTTACTCAGAGGTAGTGCTGGGGTGGAGATGGTAgtgagagtgtgtgcatgggGCTGGGGCTCTGAGCACTTCCTGctccccatctcttctctttGTAAATTCTATTTCAGTGAAAACACACTTATTTATAAGGAAATGCTTAGGGAGTAGGAATTGACTGTGTCATTGAATTAATGGGCAGATGTGTGGGTAGAACTTTATGCTGCagacatgtgtgggtgtgggagtCAAAAAGTCTCGACTACTTTGGCATGCCACATGCAACTTAAAGAAAAGTTGCTAATATGCAGGGAGTCTCATGAAGCTGACTCTTTCAATAGTTCTGATTGGGTTGGAATACTTAAAGAGCTCCTAACAGCAGAGGAAAGGAGATTTTAAGATGAACATTTGAGATGGATGGATGTTAGcagtaaaggaaaataataataataattaataataatgcaCTAATTTGTGTATTTTGTCTACTAAAGTACGTCTTTCTGTGTGGCACTTATTAGATTGAGTTTAAGATAACAAAAGTGAAAATTAATagcattttgaaaaattatttttctcaaaaagaaaggaataaatttTCACCCTATCTAGGCTTTACTTGGCTCTTTTTGAATTTGTCTTTATTAAAGGTACATACTGGAAAAGCCAAGTCAAATGCATCAAATGGCCAGCATgaagggaggtgtgtgtgtgtgtgtgtgtgtgtatgtggtgtgaatggtttgtatatatgtgcgtatggtgtgtatgtgtgtggggtgtatgtgtgtggtatgtgtatgtatgtgtgtgtgataatgcTTAGAGTTTTAGGATTTTTTGGCCACTGAAAAGCTTTCATATTTTTCTAACTCAGTATTTTCCAAGTCAAAACACAATTTTCGGAAATGAGTTCCTAGCTGCATCTAGGCATCTTATATCCAACATCAAAAATTTTAATGCAATCATAAAGCTAAAAGTTATACATTTCATTTGAACATTTTATAGGAGAGGAAACAGGTAAATTTCCCTAGTAGTTTTCCTTAAGAAACTATGTACTAATATATACTAAAGCTTACACCTGCCACTTTGTCAGACCTCTGAAATCATCATATAGCCTTGACTTAGAGAAACAATTTTCTTAAAAGGCTGGTCACTTACAAACCTTTAAGATCTTTAAAGATTTCACTTTGACTTCTCAGTCTGCACACCTGTGCTCATTCTGAGCATCACACTCCTGGGTCTTACCCTTTGTGACTACTTTCAGCCtatgcctgccttttttttttttttgctagacaGATTTTAATGGAGGCTTAACACTAGACATAAGAATTGATAAACATTGATTGTTAATACTTTAAAGGAAAGAAGCATTCGTGAAAATTACTTATGCTTCTGTTTTTATAGCTCTAATATAGACATATGTATGCTGTATGATGATTGATAAAAGCAGGATTTAGCAGGAGCTTTTGCACTAGCTATAGATATATACATTGTACTTACATCTTAAAGCACCCTGGGTGTGTCGGTGAGTCAGGTCTGGTTAACTAGCTGCAGAATAGAGCACTGCTGTGCTTGGGAGTTCTCAATGTGGTTGCACATTGAGTAATAAATATGTAATGTATTCAATGTaacttctgttttatttactgtttcttactgaattcagagagagagagagagagagggagggagggagggagggaaggagaaagtgagagagagagggagagagagagaggatggagtaTCCATTTGGACTACCCCTTTGAGCTCTATAATCCTGTCTGTACCAAGTCAAAGAGCTGAAACAGCCATGGGGGACTTTAAATAATGAGACCACGAATTGCATACGATGTGTTCTTGTGTGGCTTTCCTCCTCCTTTCAAACCTCACAGAAGTTCCATACTGAGaagtaaaaatgcaaaacaaagcaGCAGATCCTATCAGTGGGTGTTCAGGGAGAAGTCTGTGCCAACACAGCACCGGCCTGAGAGCTAGGGAAAAGGGAATGGACCtagctggggtgggggtgcacAGTCCAATTCCACGAACTAATTCAGGTTCTCCAGTTGTGaggtgttttggttttctgtgtggtaaaatgaaattaatatctGTCCTCCTTTGCCTCATAGAAACTTGGCCACTTGCCATATAAAATACATAgcaaacacatacatttatatgaaGTGAATAGAACCAAGTCTCTAGATGCCACAACAAGGGCTTGAAATCATGTAATCTCATGTAATTTTTTCTTAACTTCATGAGCCTGTTCCTTCATCACAGAAGACAAAAGTGAGTCTTAAACTGACTCTTCATTTGCTCAGGGTGGTGGATATTAATGTTAATGTTAGACCCAAGACCTGAACCTGAGTTACTGAACTCTGTTACCTGTGAGTGCTCTGAGTCCCTGCTCGTGTGAGAGAAGGATAAGCCAGCTGCAAGATGTGGCATGCCAACTTGTTGTGCAAAAGTGTATGAGAAAAACTGAAATCTAAACTAGGACTGAAAAAATATCAGAAACAGTTCAGTTTTTTGAGTTGGTAGAAACCAACTCAGTTGATTAAAggtaattaaaaatcaaataaatacaaagaatgtGTTTCAAAAGAaccttaatttctttatattaaaataagGTGGAAATATAGTGAAATACACTTAATTGAATAGTGTGTGAATGGGTCATAAATTCTTATGTGAGATACTGCCTGGCCATGTTGATGGGGACTACCAAGGCCTTCTGAGTTCCTCTCTGAAAACAAGGAAtggaaagcaagaaataaaaaactATCTGGAAAGTTTTCTAAGATGTTGGCCTGAGGAACAAGTATAATTTCCCAGCAAACCATGATGAGGCTCATCATGTTCAGAAGCTCAGGTAAAGATTGGAATTACTGACTCTGTTGGTGGGAAacgcttataatcccagcatgtgagaggctaaggcaggaggattgctttgagCTCACAGTCAGCCTTGGCTGTGAGGAAAACCCTGTGTGTGGGGAGGAGTGAGTAAGACAGAAAAGGgcggggaaggggtggggagggagagaagtagGGAAATTAAATTGTCTAGGGGGGTAATAAGGACTAGGACCAGGTGTGTGGCCTATACTGGTTTTAAATCATGTAGTCACAGATCAAGATACAGAAGATTCTGGGTCTCCTAGACCAAGGCAGAGGGAGGCAAGGGAGTCCTGCTGAGCACAGTGAATGGTACCTTGAGCTAGGCTCCAGCGAGGTCCTGGAGGTGTGAGGCAGGGGGTCCTCAAGCAGGTCACTCCCAGCTGTGCTTGACCAGACAGACCGAGTCCTTCGCTTCCTTTTCTCCTGTTCTCTGCGTTTCCCCGgcttgcctttcttcttcttcccggGTGTCTTGAGCGGCTGTTCCTTGTATGTCTCTACCTTGTTGGTTTCCTGAGTTAGGTATCTGCCCTCATCGTCTGACCCAAACCGCACAGGGTGGTTTTTGGTGTTGGGAGCAGGTTTAGAGTTGGGGGACACCTCCGAGGTAGCTCTGATTTCGGCTGTGTGGATCTCCGCGATCAGATGGTGGAGGAAGAAACGGCGGCGCAAGTCTTGGATGGACTTGCCCTTGTCATGCAGTAGCTGATGTTCGGACACGGCGCGTTTGCTGTCAGGGGAGAAGACAGTTGTCAGCAGAGGCCCTGCCCTGCCCAAGGGTTCCTTGAAGGAACAAGCTGGCTTCTAGAGTAGGGAAGGGAGACAGGAACAGGAGACCTAGGAACCAGTGCCCATATCTTGCCATGGTGGGAACAGGAAAATTCTTGGGGGttcatttgtataaaataaaGGGGTCATCAAATTCAGCTCCCATGCTTGCTGACAACCTGATTCAGTTATGCTCAGAAATAAGGCTCAGTCACAAACCCTTGCTCAGTTCAGTCTGCAGCACTGGAGATATAtaataaggaataaaataaaataagttgccCTGAGGTATTGCT carries:
- the Pthlh gene encoding parathyroid hormone-related protein, translated to MLRRLVQQWSVLVFLLSYSVPSRGRSVEGLGRRLKRAVSEHQLLHDKGKSIQDLRRRFFLHHLIAEIHTAEIRATSEVSPNSKPAPNTKNHPVRFGSDDEGRYLTQETNKVETYKEQPLKTPGKKKKGKPGKRREQEKRKRRTRSVWSSTAGSDLLEDPLPHTSRTSLEPSSRTH